In Hyphomicrobium denitrificans 1NES1, the genomic stretch TAGTTTGCAACGAGAACTTTGTAACGCCGGTCAGTCAATGTTTTCAGGAAAGCAATGAGCGCGTCGATGTCGCTGTCTGCGAGCGTTTGAGCCCTGAGATCGGCTTCGACAACGTTGGTTTCGACCTCAGGCGCATCCCAACGGTTGCCAGTTTCGGGATTGGTCTTGGCGATATCGCTCGTTGAATATCGCTGGTGAAAAAGAATTGCGGTCCTTAGCTCCTGAAACACGCCATTATGCATATATGGCCCGGTGACTGCGACGTTGCGCAACGTCGGAACTTTGAACTTGCCGTCGAACTCAGAACCCTTTGCAGCGGGATTTTCCATGAGACCGTGATCGATGCGTTGAGCATCGCTGCGGTTCAGTCGCCGTACCGTGGTATTTTTAGGTACGCCCAAATTGACATATCCGAAGTTTGTGAACGCTTCACCGTGGACCCCGGCAACGGCGGCGCTCGAATGGCAGCGATTACAGCCGGAGCCGTCCTTGGAAAAGAATAAGTCGTGACCCCGGATCTCGGTATCGGACAAAGGCGCTTCGCCGCGTAACGAACGATCGTACTTGGAGTCGAAGGGTGAAAATTCTGGGGTACGCAGAAATGCAGTGATCGCGCTTCTTAGTGCCGCGAAGGCTTTAGGCGTATCCGCCAGGACGTCGTCTCCGAAAAGAGCGCTGAACGCGGCTTGATAATCCGGATTTTCGCGAAGACGGGAAACGACGCTCCCTTTATCGGGCATGCCCATTTCCACCGGGTTGAGAATCGGATCACCGACTTGCGTTTCCAGGCTCTCTGCCCGGCCATCCCAAAACATTCCACCCACCGCCTCCCGGTCGCCCAAAATATGGAAGGGTGGCGTCATATGAGCGTAGGATAACGTCGGGGAATTTCTGTCGCCAAGCGAACGGCCATCGCCACCGCGAGAAATTGCGCCTTGGATCTCGCCTAAAGCTCTCGGGTCGGTAAACGCAAGCTCGGGAGAATGGCAGCTCATGCAATTCTGCTTGCGACTGAATGACAGATTTCGGTCGGAGAAGAGGGCGCTTCCAAGCTCTTCGCGCGTATCCAAGCTTTCCGCGTATGCAGATTGAAAAGATGGGCAGCAGAAAATCGCAACGACGACTGAGACTTCACAGAAAAGGGACATGACGCCCTTTCGAAGCCGGCTCTTCGTACCGAGCCTCAAGACCCTTATCGTCATTTTCCATCCGCCTCGCGGATCGTCAGCTTGATTGAATTCTCCGATGCCCCGCCGATCTGTACGGTTGCGGAACCGACACCCAGCTCGAACCGCACGCTCTTTCGCACCGTCTTGCAATTCGGGTCACCCGAAAACGCAGTCGATTGGACTAATTCGTCGTTTTGTACGACGTCGATCCAGGCGTGATTTGGGAGTGTGATTTGATAAAGCCCGGGCTTCTGCACGCCGGCGATCGTCAACCATCCGGAGAAGCTGTTTTGAGGTATCGCTTGCTTCTTGATCCCCGGCGTTATCGGAAATTTGACGGTCGGCGACGGTTCAAGTCTGAGCTCGATCGCCTTGGTGGGGATCGATGCGATTGTGCCGCCTGTTGTCACCGCTTCGGCCTCATGCGCCGCTATCAAGCCAATTTCGGTATCGACGGGCCATTTGAAACCGCTGCATGTCTCGGCCATCGCCACCCCATGCATGCCCGTTAGCGCCAGGACGGCAATGGGTAAAAGGCGCCAGAACGAAGTGCGGTGGATGCGCATCTCTCTGTTCCTTATCAAACCTCAATGGGGTGTCAGGGTGTGGATCTAAAATTGGGTGCGCATGTTGGCATAGAAACTGCGCCCCATTTCAGGATAACCATCCGTCAAGACATAGTTCTCGTCGAAGATGTTACGTGCCGTAAAGAGAAGGCTCGTCTTGTCGCTGAGGTCATATTCGGTCTGGAAGTTCGCGAGCGCAAAGGCACCCGTTTTGTAATAGAGCTTCCCGTCGGTCGTGACGGTCCAACGATCGGACGCGAACTCGACGTTCGGCGTAATGCTCCACGCATCGGTGATCTTATACGTGAGGTAACTGATGCCTTTGAGCGTAGGCATTCCTGTCAGTTCGAACGATGGGTTCGTCGGATTATGAATATCGCGTTGCAGCCACGTGATGTTGCCGCCAATCAGAAGCGAGTCGGTCACCGCGTAGTCGACCGAGTACTCGATGCCATAATAGTGGCCGTCGCCGACGTTTTGGCTCTGAGTGACGGCATTTCCTTGATAGATAAAGGGAACCGACTGGATAAGGTTCGTCACGTCACTATAAAACACGGCAGCCGACATCTGGCTGTTGCGTGCGAAATTGTTGGTCCAGCCGACTTCGTAGTTGATAGACCGCTCGGGTTCCAGGTCCGGGTTAGACGTGGCGCCGCCGAAGCGTGAGCTGAAGCGCTCAAAGATCGTCGGGAAGCGAGTCCGATCAGATACGCTGGCGTGCACGGTGCTGAAGTCGTCATAACGATAGGCAATCGCGGATTGCCAATTGAAGGCGTCTGAATCCTTCTTGTCGTATTCAAAGAGACCGTCGGTCGTCGTGAATTCCTGGGCTTCATAAAGTTTGCGCCAGTCGTAGCTGATGCCAGCCACGATATCGAGCCGATTGGTGGCGTGGATCGTGTTCTCAAAGGCGATTGAATACGTGTCTTCGAGATCAGTTTGGTTGGGTTCCTGGAAGCAGGGCTTCGTCGATCCACACGATACGCCTTTGACATTGTAGGCTTGTGTCTCATCGTGCTGGTCACGGCGATAGAAGAACGTCGTCTTGAACGTATCCCACGGCGTCACATCCGTTCCAAAAAGGATGCTGCCACCGCCTGCCCAATCGTCATAGTCGCTGATGAAAGCCTTCGGCGTCATCTGCGTGGTTTGCGCAGGATCGTCGTAACTTACCAGGCTATCCTTGAAGGTCGTGTAGTAAGCCTTTGTTTCAACGAACGATGAGGAGCCGAGCTTTGTGTGCGAGAGCCAATAGAGATTCTGCTGCGTGGTATCCGGCCAATCCCAATAGCGTTGGTTCGCGACAGGGTCCGTCACATGGTACGGTGCACCCTTTGCATTATTCATGCGCACGAAGTTGATGGAATAATCATCCGTTGTATTCGGTGTTAGGCCGAGCTTCGCACTGATCTGCCAATTGTCTTTATAGGAATGATCCCGCTCGCCGCCATTCTCGACAGGCGTCGGCTTGAAATCATTCGAAAGGAACCAACCATCGGTATCGAGGACAGCGCCGCTCAGCTGTGCATAGTATCCACGCTGCCGCGTTCCGAGCGACGCGTAAGTCTTGTACCCTTCGTATTGCCCATCAGTCCCGAACATCATGCCGCCCTGGACTTCCCCCTCGACGGGTTTGGTCGGCTTCTTGGTCACGAGGTTGATTGCGCCGCCCATGCCGCCCGGTCCATTGAGAACCGATGTGTAGCCTTTCGCGATTTGGACTTCCGATACATCCGCCGTCAAAAAGCTGGCGAAATCGATGCGGTTATCAGCAGGGCGGTAGATCGTGATTCCATCGATTGAGATTGGAACCTGCCAACGGTCGAAACCGCGAACAAAGATCAGCTGCTCGTTGCGCGTGCCCCCTGAATTCGAAGCGGCAACACCGGGAGCCAATGCCAGTGCTTGATCCAACGTGGTCTTCGAGAACGTCCACATCGCATCGTTCGTAATCGAACTTCCGCCGACCATATCGATCTGGCCGAGCGTAAAGACGCCTGCAGTGCCGGGTAATCCGTGACCAGACAAGCTTCCGTCACCTTCACCATCAGTGTCGACCTTTTGAGCTTGGCCGCTTGTCCCATCCGATTGAATCTTATCGCTCCCCTTGGGCTTCGCGCGTGGTTTTTGAGTAATGCGCTGCTTTGGTGCCGCCACCACAACCGGCGGCAAGGCGACTTCGGACGCGCCTTGATCATTTCTATTGGCTTCTTGTGCTTTCACATTGCCAACAGAAGTCATTGCCAGCGCGAGACACGCCGACGCGCAAACACTTCGCGAACGCATTGGCTCCCCCAGAACCTCGATATAGCCAAATTTACTTATGCTAGATAGCCTGGTGACTATATCGAGTTTTCTACAGAGTTCAATGGTGTGGGCTTTGCGACAAATCAACATGCGCGATCGCGGAAGCTTGCTGGTGCGGAATTCGTCTGCCGTCTGCATGTTGTCGGCAGCAAGGACTGCAGACGCGATCGCGCTTGCCGTGAGAAGAGCAGAAGCGGTGGCTATGGTGGAGGGCCGATGACTGTCTGAGATTGTCCGCAGCCCGTAGATCGGACTGACATTCTCGCCTATTGCAACGTCTCTGGCGAGCGACGGCATCTACCGCTTCAATGCGGGCGCCATTGATGATGGAATCGGAAAAGACCTATCGCAGTGGTCGCGGGTAGCAGGTCTACATGCAATGGCGCGACGGCTAGGCGCCGTACCGCTTCACGAACAAGAGTGCGCAGGCGAGGCAAGCGGCCGTCGCGCCGCCGATGATGATGATGGCGAGCCAGTCTGCTCCCGCATATCCCCAAAAAGCGCTCATTCGACCGAACCTTCCGTGAGTAAGCCTGTATCCATCATCCGTGCCTTGCCGAAGTCGGTAACGGCATAGAAGAAGGTCAGCATCGGTTTGTCGCGGATGTTTTTCAGTTTCGACTGAAGCCGGATTATGAGGCCGGCTGCGGCGAGCTCGTCGAGGGCCACACGAATGGAATTCTCCCAGTACTCGCCCGAGTGCCCGTACTCGCGCAGCGTCCTTGCTATCAGGTCTTCGTCCCACAAGCCGGCGACGCTGTTGAGCTCGACCAACAGAAATCCTTTCTGGTGCAGCTTCATGGCGTCTTAAATCCGGTGTCGGTATCGCGCAGTTGTGCAACGGATTCGGCGGGTTCGCTGAACATGACGAAACTGCCGAGTACCGTGAGGATCAGCCCGATTATGAAGTACCACTGCGGAAGCTGCAGCGTGAACATGGCGATAAAGATGAGCGCGAAGATTGCGTACAGGTTACCGATGGCCTCGCCGCGGGCGACCCCAATGAGGCTGAAGCTTTTGTAGAAAGCCGTATAGCAATAAGCATGGCAGGCGGACGCAAGAATGATCCAAAGCATGGCCCTGCCGTGCGTGACCGTATCGACGATGAGGCTGCTGATCGGGAATTCGGTGAAAATCGCCAGAAACGGTAGAATTAAAAGTCCCCAGAACAGGACTTCGAAACTGAAGCGACATTGAATGCCGGCGTCGGGGTCCGATACGTCGATCGCTCTGGCAGCGACGGCGCCTTCCAATCCCCAGCCGACCGCCGACATGATGCCGCCGACATAGCCGAGCCAGGCATGATTGCTTGAAATGTCGAGTTCACCGAACAGACCGGGGCCGTAAATCGCCATTCCGCCCAAGATGATGATCGCCATCCCGAGGGCGGCGCGTCCGGTAATCTTTTCCTTGTACCATAAGCGCGCGACCACGGCGCCGACGACCGGATAGAAGAGCGACGTCACGGCCGCAAAAACGGGGCCGACAAAGCCCATTGCCATATACGAGCCAAATATCGCGAGCGGGCCTCCACACAGCGATGCGAGTGCATACCATTTGGATATACGGCGAAAACGGACCATCGTGCGGCCGTAATCAGCGATCTTGCCGAGTACTCCATTCCACAGCAACAAAAAGACAAAAACCATGATCGCGTGCACCCACGTCATCACCGCCGTCGCAGCAAGGCGTAGGCCCATCTGGTCGGTTGGAATATCGACGTAGGGTTTCTCGTACCATAGCGCCGTTCCGGGAACGTACCATGCGCCCCAAAGGACCGCCGTCCACAACGCCCAGACGAACCCCCATCGCTGCAAGCGCGAATAGTGCGCCTTGAGCGCGGCCGTCCGCAGCGAGTCTACGGCCGCTATTGTGGTCATAAGAACGTCTCTCCATTCTGAGCCCCCGTTCGGCGATCACGACCGCGGATTGCAGTTGCGAAAGCGCGAACATCGGCGACGCCGTCTCTTACTCACTGTCTCCTATGGATTAGGTTTCAACTGAAATAGATCAGCAATGGTGCCGATTGGCACTATGCGCATGGATATGCAGCCGTCGACGGCAGTCAAGTAATTGATGCCAAACAAGCTTCCAGGACGTGTTCCGAAAGTAAAACACGCTCCCCACCGCCCATGCGATGGCCTGTGGCGAAGACGCTGGCAATCCTGTCGGTTCTATCGCTTGAGATCCGCAGCGCACATCCTCGGGCAATTGACGTTGCTGGCCAACCTGCGCTTAGCTGGATTGGCAAAATCCTATTGCTTGATGATGGTACGTTCGTCGCGCGGTTGTCCGCTGCTTGGAGAAGGATGGTCGGCTTCACGCGATGAGTGGCAATGCCAAGAACATCCCGGTTACACGCCTGACTGACGAGCAATGGTTCCATCGGACCGGCCGTGTCGCAATGTCAATCGGCCGGGATACGTTCCACAGGGAGTTACTCGATCTCTTCGGCTCGGCGATAAAGCACGACTCCAGCTGGATCATGCGGTACTCGCGCTTTGCGCCGCCCGACATTCTCTACACGCACAACGTTCCGGACGAAATCGTTCAGCTTTATACCCGTGAATGCTCCACAATCGATCCTTACTCGAACCACTGGAAGACTCGTGGAACTCCCGGTGTCTTGACGCTTTCGCGTCTAAAATCCGAAAACGTAGAGTTCATCATATATTCGAAAATCTTCGGGGGAGCCGCCAACATCTCCGACGAAATGGCGATGTTCTTCACCACGGTTGGGCATTGTTGCCTCGCACTCTTCCTGGTGCGAGAGAAGGGAACTTTTTCTCCCTCCGACGTCAAACGGGCGGAACTCATTTTTCCCGCTCTGGACGGCTACCATCATGCTCACCTCAGTTGGCTGTTCAATGGGCTCCGATACACGAACCGCACTGAAATGGGAGGTTTCATCAAGCGTCCCACTCTCATTCAAGATCGGTTCCACGAACAAGTCTATGCCAGCGATTCCTGGATCCAGGCGGCGGCCGCAGACCCAGCGATTGACGAGATCGTCTGCGCATCGGCAAATAGTGCCACCCAGAAATACGACCTAAAGGACTTCATTCTCCGCTCTGAGGCGCTGGACCGCCACTTTCCTTTGGCGCCGGGCGGACGCATCTTCGCCTTGGAGCCCCGACCTTCGGCAAAAAGCGAACCTGTCTACATTGATCAAGTTGCGGCCACGCTCAATGACTTCACGCGAAGAGAGCGAGAAATCCTCGCGCTGATCATGATGGGCCAAAGTACCGGGCAAATTGCGCAGAAGCTTCAGATTAGCAAAGGTACGATAAAGAACTGCCGCCTGCGTATTTACCGAAAAGCCGGTGTGACGTCGGAGCGGGCGCTTGTGAATAAATTCACGGCGATTTTCAGGTGACGCCTCTCCAGCCCAACCCGTAAGCCATGCCCCGAAGCGGTGTTCTTCGCTGAGAAGCACGAGCCATCTCTCAGGGTCGCGGCAGTCCGTTACGGTGTTCAGCGCGCACTGCCCTGCAGCGATGGCCGAAGCAAGGGCGTAGATGACGCCTCTTCGGCCAAACGATAATCGCCGATCATGTTGGGCACGCTACGATCAGTCTTCGTTCGTTGCTCAGGCGGCTGTCTGAGCAACTCCAGATAAGAGATAGCACCTACATCGACCAACCCGACCATCGCAGGGATGTAGGGTAAATCGAGAAGTTTGGCGATCGTTATACGATGCAGCCCGGACCCGCGCATGATACCCAATCGTCCGGAACCATCGATGCAGATTTGAACTCCCCCGAACTCACGGAAATTCCAGCGCTTCAATTGTTTTTGGGTCTTGAACGCCCGATCTTGCCCAATCCTGCTATAGATTTCGTCAAGCGTCCGATAGCGTCGTACTATCGCCGATTCGGTATTGCGGCGAATACCAGCCCGCAAAAGCTTTACGCGTGTCATGCGGTGGATGAAGTCCGGTGTTTTCTCCCATGGCAAACCATCGCGCCAATGCATCAAGCTGGACTTCACCTGTATCAGGTCTTCGAGGGGAGAAAGATGCAAACCCCGGCGCTCGAAATCCACAATGCGGCCGCTTGTGCGACGAATGTTGAGACCCTCTGGCAAATCTCCGAGATAGTGATTGATTTTTTTCGGCTCAACCCAAATGAGTTCAGCTGTTTTGGGCGCTGTGGGGCCGAATACAACTTGGTTTTCCCTGTCTCGATGCACGGACCGTAGGGCGAGGACGAGCTGTTTGATGTCGTGAATTGCCATCATTTTCTCGATAAATGCAGTATGATATTTCGAGCCGAAGCAGCGGATTTTTCGATGCCGCCGCCGTTATGGAACAAGACGTACATCGTCGGTGTACGGAGAGATAAACAGTCGAACAGCATTCGATCGTATTTCGCGTGTCCCGTTTTGGTCATCTCTCGCTTGCGTTGAGAGAGACGCTCTTGGGGAACCAGGAGATGGACGATGGGAATTCTTTGCCCAAAGATTCGGGCGAGACCCGATGCCCAGTGGAGCCTTGGGTTGTCGGATTTTCGGTTGACGATCAGAAAA encodes the following:
- a CDS encoding DMT family transporter; translation: MTTIAAVDSLRTAALKAHYSRLQRWGFVWALWTAVLWGAWYVPGTALWYEKPYVDIPTDQMGLRLAATAVMTWVHAIMVFVFLLLWNGVLGKIADYGRTMVRFRRISKWYALASLCGGPLAIFGSYMAMGFVGPVFAAVTSLFYPVVGAVVARLWYKEKITGRAALGMAIIILGGMAIYGPGLFGELDISSNHAWLGYVGGIMSAVGWGLEGAVAARAIDVSDPDAGIQCRFSFEVLFWGLLILPFLAIFTEFPISSLIVDTVTHGRAMLWIILASACHAYCYTAFYKSFSLIGVARGEAIGNLYAIFALIFIAMFTLQLPQWYFIIGLILTVLGSFVMFSEPAESVAQLRDTDTGFKTP
- a CDS encoding cytochrome-c peroxidase, coding for MTIRVLRLGTKSRLRKGVMSLFCEVSVVVAIFCCPSFQSAYAESLDTREELGSALFSDRNLSFSRKQNCMSCHSPELAFTDPRALGEIQGAISRGGDGRSLGDRNSPTLSYAHMTPPFHILGDREAVGGMFWDGRAESLETQVGDPILNPVEMGMPDKGSVVSRLRENPDYQAAFSALFGDDVLADTPKAFAALRSAITAFLRTPEFSPFDSKYDRSLRGEAPLSDTEIRGHDLFFSKDGSGCNRCHSSAAVAGVHGEAFTNFGYVNLGVPKNTTVRRLNRSDAQRIDHGLMENPAAKGSEFDGKFKVPTLRNVAVTGPYMHNGVFQELRTAILFHQRYSTSDIAKTNPETGNRWDAPEVETNVVEADLRAQTLADSDIDALIAFLKTLTDRRYKVLVAN
- a CDS encoding TonB-dependent receptor, with product MPSLARDVAIGENVSPIYGLRTISDSHRPSTIATASALLTASAIASAVLAADNMQTADEFRTSKLPRSRMLICRKAHTIELCRKLDIVTRLSSISKFGYIEVLGEPMRSRSVCASACLALAMTSVGNVKAQEANRNDQGASEVALPPVVVAAPKQRITQKPRAKPKGSDKIQSDGTSGQAQKVDTDGEGDGSLSGHGLPGTAGVFTLGQIDMVGGSSITNDAMWTFSKTTLDQALALAPGVAASNSGGTRNEQLIFVRGFDRWQVPISIDGITIYRPADNRIDFASFLTADVSEVQIAKGYTSVLNGPGGMGGAINLVTKKPTKPVEGEVQGGMMFGTDGQYEGYKTYASLGTRQRGYYAQLSGAVLDTDGWFLSNDFKPTPVENGGERDHSYKDNWQISAKLGLTPNTTDDYSINFVRMNNAKGAPYHVTDPVANQRYWDWPDTTQQNLYWLSHTKLGSSSFVETKAYYTTFKDSLVSYDDPAQTTQMTPKAFISDYDDWAGGGSILFGTDVTPWDTFKTTFFYRRDQHDETQAYNVKGVSCGSTKPCFQEPNQTDLEDTYSIAFENTIHATNRLDIVAGISYDWRKLYEAQEFTTTDGLFEYDKKDSDAFNWQSAIAYRYDDFSTVHASVSDRTRFPTIFERFSSRFGGATSNPDLEPERSINYEVGWTNNFARNSQMSAAVFYSDVTNLIQSVPFIYQGNAVTQSQNVGDGHYYGIEYSVDYAVTDSLLIGGNITWLQRDIHNPTNPSFELTGMPTLKGISYLTYKITDAWSITPNVEFASDRWTVTTDGKLYYKTGAFALANFQTEYDLSDKTSLLFTARNIFDENYVLTDGYPEMGRSFYANMRTQF
- a CDS encoding helix-turn-helix transcriptional regulator, with the protein product MFFTTVGHCCLALFLVREKGTFSPSDVKRAELIFPALDGYHHAHLSWLFNGLRYTNRTEMGGFIKRPTLIQDRFHEQVYASDSWIQAAAADPAIDEIVCASANSATQKYDLKDFILRSEALDRHFPLAPGGRIFALEPRPSAKSEPVYIDQVAATLNDFTRREREILALIMMGQSTGQIAQKLQISKGTIKNCRLRIYRKAGVTSERALVNKFTAIFR